The following coding sequences are from one Lipingzhangella halophila window:
- a CDS encoding aldehyde dehydrogenase family protein, which produces MSDEIFEYAPAPESRSVVSLRPSYQPYIGGELVPATSGESLTSVNPADEEPLAEVAVSGEEDVDRAVAAARRAFDTTWSAMPGAERGKYLFRIARILQERARELAVLETLDNGKPIRETRDLDLPLAAAHFFYHAGWADKLPHAGLGPDPRPIGVAAQVIPWNFPLLMLAWKVAPALATGNTVVLKPAETTPLTAMVFAEICQEAELPPGVVNIVPGAGPTGHTLVSHAGVDKVAFTGSTEVGRQIAATVAGTHKRLTLELGGKGANIVYDDAAIDQAVEGVVAGVFRNQGHVCCAGSRLLVQESVAEEFLPRLRERIERLRLGDPLDKNTDVGAINSAAQLGRIRDLAATGTAEGAEAWSPACELPERGHWFPPTVFTGVSQAHRIAREEIFGPVLSVLTFRTPDEAVAKANNTPYGLSAGVWTEKGARMLWTAERLRAGVVWSNTFNKLDPASPFGGYKESGYGREGGRHGLEAYLG; this is translated from the coding sequence GTGTCCGACGAGATCTTCGAGTACGCGCCGGCGCCGGAGTCGCGCTCCGTCGTCTCGCTGCGCCCCTCCTACCAGCCCTACATTGGCGGGGAGCTGGTGCCGGCCACGAGCGGGGAGTCCCTGACCTCGGTCAACCCGGCCGACGAGGAGCCGCTCGCCGAGGTCGCGGTGTCCGGCGAGGAGGACGTCGACCGGGCCGTGGCCGCCGCGCGGCGTGCCTTCGACACCACGTGGTCCGCGATGCCGGGTGCGGAGCGTGGCAAGTACCTCTTCCGGATCGCCCGCATCCTGCAGGAGCGCGCACGCGAGCTGGCGGTGCTGGAGACCCTGGACAACGGCAAGCCCATCAGGGAGACGCGCGACCTCGACCTGCCGCTGGCCGCCGCGCACTTCTTCTACCACGCGGGCTGGGCCGATAAGCTGCCGCACGCCGGGCTCGGCCCCGACCCGCGCCCGATAGGGGTGGCCGCGCAGGTCATCCCGTGGAACTTCCCGCTGCTGATGCTGGCCTGGAAAGTGGCACCGGCGCTGGCCACCGGAAACACGGTGGTGCTGAAACCGGCCGAGACGACTCCGCTGACCGCGATGGTGTTCGCCGAGATCTGCCAGGAGGCCGAGCTGCCGCCCGGTGTCGTCAACATCGTCCCGGGCGCCGGGCCCACCGGGCACACCCTGGTGTCGCACGCGGGCGTCGACAAAGTTGCGTTCACCGGATCCACCGAGGTCGGCCGGCAGATCGCCGCCACTGTGGCCGGCACCCATAAGCGCCTGACGCTGGAGCTCGGCGGCAAGGGCGCCAACATCGTGTACGACGACGCCGCCATCGACCAGGCGGTCGAGGGGGTGGTCGCCGGCGTCTTCCGCAACCAGGGGCACGTGTGCTGCGCCGGCTCCCGGCTGCTCGTGCAGGAGAGTGTGGCCGAGGAGTTCCTGCCCAGGCTGCGCGAACGGATCGAGCGGCTGCGGCTCGGTGACCCGCTAGACAAGAACACCGACGTTGGGGCGATCAACTCCGCAGCGCAGCTCGGCCGGATCCGCGACCTCGCCGCCACCGGAACGGCCGAGGGAGCCGAAGCGTGGTCCCCCGCCTGCGAGCTGCCCGAACGCGGCCACTGGTTCCCACCCACCGTGTTCACCGGCGTCAGCCAGGCGCACCGGATCGCCCGCGAGGAGATATTCGGGCCTGTGCTGTCGGTACTGACCTTCCGCACCCCGGACGAGGCCGTGGCCAAGGCCAACAACACCCCCTACGGCCTCTCGGCCGGGGTGTGGACCGAGAAGGGCGCGCGCATGCTGTGGACCGCCGAACGGCTGCGGGCCGGTGTGGTGTGGTCGAACACCTTCAATAAGCTCGACCCGGCGAGCCCGTTCGGCGGGTACAAGGAGTCCGGGTACGGCCGGGAAGGCGGGCGACACGGACTGGAGGCATACCTTGGCTGA
- a CDS encoding aldehyde dehydrogenase family protein translates to MAEAEPRGRAKEARDAGAARLAVRRTAKLYVGGAFPRSESGRSYPVTSAKGQHLANAAAASRKDARDAVVAARAAFGGWSGRTGYNRGQILYRIAEMMEGRHAQFVAEVVDADGVARNKAAALVSAAIDRWVYYAGWADKFSQVIGGSNAVSGPYLNLSSPEPTGVVAVIAPPQAPLFGLVSVVAPVIATGNTAVVVASERAPLPAVTLAEVLATSDLPGGVANILTGRLSEIAPHLATHADVNALDLAGAGDLAAGLEKDAAATLKRVLRPDPAGTDWTADPGLTRITPFLELKTVWHPVGV, encoded by the coding sequence TTGGCTGAAGCGGAGCCGCGGGGGCGGGCGAAGGAGGCGCGCGACGCGGGAGCCGCGCGGCTCGCGGTTCGCCGGACCGCCAAGCTCTACGTCGGCGGGGCGTTCCCACGTTCGGAATCGGGCAGGTCGTATCCAGTGACGTCAGCGAAGGGGCAGCACCTCGCCAACGCCGCGGCGGCATCCCGCAAGGACGCGCGCGACGCCGTCGTAGCCGCGCGCGCCGCGTTCGGCGGGTGGTCCGGGCGAACCGGCTACAACCGGGGCCAGATCCTCTACCGGATCGCCGAGATGATGGAGGGCCGCCACGCCCAGTTCGTCGCGGAGGTCGTCGACGCCGATGGCGTGGCCAGGAACAAGGCCGCGGCCCTGGTGTCGGCCGCGATCGACCGGTGGGTCTACTACGCCGGCTGGGCCGACAAGTTCTCCCAGGTCATCGGGGGATCGAACGCGGTCTCCGGGCCCTACCTCAACCTGAGCTCGCCCGAGCCCACCGGAGTGGTGGCGGTCATCGCCCCGCCGCAGGCCCCGTTGTTCGGGCTGGTGTCGGTGGTTGCCCCCGTAATCGCCACGGGCAACACCGCGGTGGTCGTGGCCAGCGAACGCGCCCCGCTCCCGGCGGTCACGCTCGCGGAGGTGCTGGCGACCTCTGACCTGCCGGGCGGCGTCGCCAACATCCTCACCGGGCGCCTCAGCGAGATCGCCCCGCACCTCGCCACGCACGCCGACGTGAACGCCCTGGACCTGGCCGGAGCGGGCGACCTCGCCGCCGGCTTGGAGAAGGACGCGGCGGCCACGCTCAAACGTGTGCTGCGCCCCGACCCCGCCGGGACCGACTGGACCGCCGACCCCGGCCTGACCCGGATAACACCGTTCCTGGAGCTGAAGACGGTCTGGCACCCGGTCGGCGTTTAG
- a CDS encoding GNAT family N-acetyltransferase, giving the protein MSEDGAAERAAAGRAPAVQPADAGSAEGGAGVELVRLDSGAPGVAALRESVLRIPLLPGQHRFVKPAAHTLPRADDDPNRTPFAVVVRGAAVGFGILDRGGSLAELTSAPRSAVLLRAFYIAPEWQGHGVGRAACAALDPLILADAPGAAEVLLTVNEANPAAIRAYLASGFVDTGRRYLDGDAGPQLILSRPVRR; this is encoded by the coding sequence ATGAGCGAGGACGGTGCGGCGGAACGCGCCGCGGCCGGTCGCGCGCCGGCGGTACAGCCAGCGGATGCCGGCTCCGCGGAGGGCGGGGCCGGGGTGGAGCTGGTCCGGCTCGACTCCGGGGCACCCGGTGTCGCCGCGCTGCGCGAGTCGGTCCTGCGCATACCACTGCTTCCGGGGCAGCACCGGTTCGTCAAGCCGGCCGCGCACACACTGCCGCGGGCGGATGACGACCCCAACCGCACCCCGTTCGCGGTGGTGGTGCGCGGCGCAGCGGTGGGCTTCGGCATTCTGGACCGGGGCGGCAGCCTCGCCGAGCTCACCAGCGCACCCCGAAGTGCCGTTCTGCTCCGCGCGTTCTACATCGCTCCGGAATGGCAGGGCCACGGCGTGGGTCGGGCCGCGTGCGCCGCTCTCGACCCGCTCATCCTGGCGGACGCTCCCGGCGCCGCCGAGGTCCTGCTCACCGTGAACGAGGCCAATCCCGCGGCGATCCGCGCGTACCTGGCCAGCGGTTTTGTCGACACCGGTCGCCGCTACCTGGACGGGGACGCCGGGCCGCAGCTCATCCTGTCCCGGCCGGTGCGGCGCTGA
- a CDS encoding purine-nucleoside phosphorylase, with protein sequence MTRRAAALSTEDLRTAQRAADELRRHTGVDSYAAAFVMGSGWAAAADALGEVVAEVETSALPGFQPPAVTGHTGRIRSVRSGDRDLLVFLGRTHLYEAHGASAVVHGVRTAVAAGAPRIVLTNAAGSLNTELPVGSAVLIADHINFTGESPLVGPSFVDMSDTYSASLRAAAREADPGLAEGVYAAMRGPQFETPAEIRMLRMMGADLVGMSTALEAIAAREQGASVLGISLVTNFAAGLAGQPLDHREVLETGRDAAASAGSLLAGISAKL encoded by the coding sequence ATGACCAGGAGGGCAGCGGCATTGAGTACTGAGGACCTGCGGACCGCCCAGCGGGCTGCCGACGAGCTGCGCCGGCACACCGGAGTGGACTCCTACGCCGCCGCCTTCGTCATGGGATCAGGGTGGGCGGCGGCCGCGGACGCGCTCGGTGAGGTTGTGGCCGAGGTCGAGACGAGCGCGTTGCCGGGTTTCCAGCCGCCCGCTGTCACCGGGCACACGGGCCGGATCCGTTCCGTGCGCAGCGGGGACCGTGATCTGCTGGTCTTCCTCGGCCGTACGCATCTCTACGAGGCGCACGGAGCCTCCGCCGTGGTGCACGGAGTGCGCACCGCGGTGGCCGCCGGCGCGCCCCGGATCGTGCTGACCAACGCGGCCGGGTCGCTGAACACGGAGCTGCCCGTCGGTAGTGCGGTGCTCATCGCCGACCACATCAACTTCACCGGGGAGTCCCCTCTGGTGGGCCCGTCGTTCGTGGACATGAGCGACACGTACAGTGCCTCGCTGCGCGCCGCAGCACGGGAGGCCGACCCCGGCCTGGCCGAAGGCGTCTACGCGGCGATGCGCGGCCCGCAGTTCGAGACGCCGGCGGAGATCCGGATGCTGCGGATGATGGGGGCCGACCTGGTCGGCATGTCCACGGCGCTGGAGGCCATCGCCGCCCGGGAGCAGGGCGCGTCGGTGCTGGGGATTTCGCTGGTCACCAACTTCGCCGCGGGCCTGGCCGGGCAACCTCTCGACCACCGCGAGGTGCTGGAGACCGGCCGGGACGCCGCAGCCAGCGCGGGCAGTCTGCTCGCGGGGATCTCGGCGAAGTTGTGA
- a CDS encoding phospho-sugar mutase, whose protein sequence is MGESYRERAWQWLEQDPDPRTREELSGLLEAGADAALADRFGARLEFGTAGLRGELGAGPNRMNRVTVMRAAAGVARWLGPGRTVVVGYDARHRSEDFARDTAAVLAGAGCLPLMLPRPLPTPVLAYAVRARGAGAGIMVTASHNPPQDNGYKVLAGGTGPDSGSQIVPPADAEISAAIDAAPAISELELGDDWTVLGDDVVEDYVSAIAGLPLGHDRDIHVTYTPMHGVGARTLRTAFAWTGFPAPRVVLEQADPDPVFPTLPFPNPEEPGAMDLALATSRQHGADLILANDPDGDRLAVAVPGHGLLTGDEVGGLLAEYILRRTSGTDRLVATTIVSAGLLPKIAADYGASCAETLTGFKWLVRAGSSGQRNVFCYEEALGYCVAGDDARPVADKDGISAALVVAAIAAEAKRAGRTLLDLIDDQARRYGLHLTTQLALRVDDTSLLARAMRTLRADPPDYLAQWQVTEVEDFLGGRGSLPSTDALRYRLSGPAEARVTLRPSGTEPKLKAYLEVVHPVHPDTAHLGPVRDRAGEQLAVLKEAVAKLFPRQ, encoded by the coding sequence ATGGGGGAGAGCTATCGGGAGCGGGCTTGGCAGTGGCTGGAGCAGGACCCGGACCCGCGGACACGGGAGGAGCTGAGCGGGCTTCTTGAGGCGGGCGCGGACGCTGCGCTGGCCGACCGTTTCGGAGCCCGGTTGGAGTTCGGCACGGCCGGGCTGCGAGGGGAGCTGGGCGCCGGGCCGAACCGGATGAACCGGGTGACCGTGATGCGCGCCGCGGCCGGGGTGGCGCGCTGGCTCGGGCCGGGGCGGACCGTGGTCGTCGGGTACGACGCCCGGCACCGGTCGGAGGACTTCGCCCGCGACACCGCGGCCGTACTCGCGGGCGCGGGGTGCCTGCCCCTGATGCTGCCGCGCCCGCTGCCCACACCGGTGCTCGCGTACGCGGTCCGCGCGCGGGGCGCCGGAGCCGGGATCATGGTGACGGCCAGCCACAACCCGCCGCAGGACAACGGGTACAAGGTGCTCGCCGGCGGTACCGGCCCCGACTCCGGCAGCCAGATCGTGCCGCCGGCGGACGCCGAGATCTCCGCGGCGATCGACGCCGCTCCGGCGATCAGCGAGCTGGAACTGGGCGACGACTGGACAGTGCTGGGCGATGACGTGGTCGAGGACTACGTTTCGGCCATCGCCGGCCTCCCGCTGGGGCACGACCGCGATATCCACGTCACCTACACCCCCATGCACGGTGTCGGCGCGCGAACCCTGCGGACGGCGTTCGCCTGGACCGGGTTCCCCGCGCCGCGGGTGGTGCTGGAGCAGGCCGACCCCGACCCCGTATTCCCCACGCTGCCCTTCCCCAACCCCGAAGAGCCCGGAGCCATGGACCTCGCGCTGGCGACCAGCCGCCAGCACGGCGCCGACCTCATCCTGGCCAACGATCCCGACGGCGACCGGCTGGCCGTGGCCGTACCCGGGCACGGGCTGCTGACCGGCGACGAGGTGGGCGGGCTGCTCGCGGAGTACATCCTGCGCCGCACATCCGGCACGGACCGGCTCGTGGCGACCACGATCGTGTCGGCCGGCCTACTACCCAAGATCGCGGCCGACTACGGGGCCAGTTGCGCCGAGACGCTCACCGGATTCAAGTGGCTGGTCCGCGCGGGCAGCTCCGGACAGCGCAACGTCTTCTGCTATGAGGAGGCGCTCGGCTACTGCGTAGCGGGCGACGACGCTCGTCCGGTCGCCGACAAGGACGGCATCAGCGCGGCCCTTGTCGTGGCCGCGATCGCGGCGGAGGCCAAGCGTGCCGGCCGTACTCTGCTCGACCTGATCGACGACCAGGCGCGGCGCTATGGCTTGCACCTGACCACCCAGCTCGCGCTCCGCGTTGACGACACCTCGCTGCTGGCTCGGGCGATGCGCACGCTACGCGCGGACCCGCCCGACTACCTGGCGCAGTGGCAGGTCACCGAGGTCGAGGACTTCCTCGGCGGAAGAGGCAGCCTGCCGAGCACCGACGCGCTGCGGTACCGGCTGTCGGGGCCCGCCGAGGCCCGGGTGACGCTGCGGCCGTCGGGAACCGAACCGAAGCTGAAGGCCTACCTGGAGGTCGTGCACCCGGTACACCCCGACACCGCCCATCTCGGTCCCGTGCGGGATCGCGCCGGTGAGCAACTCGCGGTACTCAAGGAGGCGGTCGCGAAGCTGTTCCCCCGGCAGTGA
- a CDS encoding ferredoxin: MKVTADREVCIGAGMCVLTAPAVLDQDEDDGRVRVLDADPPAEAHPAVREAERLCPSRAISVES, encoded by the coding sequence ATGAAGGTCACCGCCGACCGCGAGGTCTGCATCGGTGCGGGGATGTGCGTGTTGACCGCGCCCGCGGTGTTAGACCAGGACGAGGACGACGGCCGGGTACGCGTACTCGACGCCGACCCCCCGGCCGAGGCGCACCCGGCCGTCCGCGAGGCCGAACGGCTGTGCCCCAGCCGCGCGATCTCGGTTGAGAGCTGA
- a CDS encoding cytochrome P450, whose protein sequence is MTDSMARPATDQSSLELPLRRQCPMAPPPEYEDLRTNGPTRVRTPDGTWVWAVTRYQDVKTMLSSPDFSSDGRTPGFPAIKPELRALLANPPFVRTDPPEHTSERRPLIPEFTLRRVQELRPGVERATSELLDGMQRQGPPADLVEMLALPLPSLVICQLLGVPYSDHEFFQARARVLISQNSSPGEATTAISELFGYMDQLLTSKQRNPADDLMSRLATEHMEPAGELNRDRVLRMCALLLNAGHETTANMIALGTVVLLQNPDQQALLRESPDRLVAELLRYLSIADLVPARIAVRDTELGGAAIRAGEGAIALLAGANWDPETFDEPDRFQVRPDDQRHLAFGYGVHQCLGANLARMELEVVLPALFERLPTLRLDTPAANLDYKHDGVVYGLHRLPVTWEDTR, encoded by the coding sequence ATGACTGATTCCATGGCCCGTCCCGCAACCGACCAGTCGTCCCTTGAGCTCCCGCTCCGCCGCCAGTGCCCAATGGCCCCACCTCCGGAGTACGAGGACCTGCGCACCAATGGCCCCACCCGGGTGCGGACTCCCGATGGCACCTGGGTGTGGGCGGTGACCCGCTACCAGGACGTGAAGACGATGCTCAGCAGCCCGGACTTCAGCTCCGACGGCAGGACCCCCGGATTCCCCGCCATCAAGCCGGAGCTGCGTGCCTTGCTGGCCAACCCGCCGTTCGTCCGCACGGACCCGCCCGAGCACACGTCCGAACGCCGGCCCCTGATCCCGGAGTTCACGCTGCGCCGCGTCCAGGAGCTGCGGCCGGGTGTGGAACGCGCCACGTCGGAGCTCCTGGACGGGATGCAGCGGCAGGGACCGCCCGCGGACCTGGTGGAGATGCTGGCGTTGCCCCTGCCCTCGCTGGTGATCTGCCAGCTGCTCGGGGTGCCCTACAGCGACCACGAGTTCTTCCAGGCACGCGCCCGCGTGCTCATTTCCCAGAACAGCTCCCCGGGGGAGGCGACCACCGCCATTTCCGAGCTCTTCGGGTACATGGACCAGCTACTCACCAGCAAGCAGCGCAACCCCGCGGACGACCTGATGAGCCGCCTGGCCACCGAGCACATGGAACCCGCGGGCGAGCTGAACCGGGACCGGGTGCTGCGGATGTGCGCCCTGCTGCTCAACGCCGGCCACGAGACAACGGCGAACATGATCGCGTTGGGGACGGTGGTCCTGCTGCAGAATCCCGACCAGCAGGCGCTGCTTCGCGAGAGTCCCGACCGGCTGGTCGCCGAGCTGCTGCGCTACCTCAGCATCGCCGACCTCGTCCCCGCCCGGATCGCGGTGCGCGACACCGAGCTGGGCGGGGCCGCGATCCGCGCCGGTGAGGGCGCGATCGCCCTGCTCGCCGGTGCCAACTGGGATCCCGAAACGTTCGACGAGCCCGACCGGTTCCAGGTGCGCCCCGATGACCAGCGGCACCTGGCCTTCGGGTACGGGGTGCACCAGTGCCTGGGGGCCAACCTGGCCCGCATGGAGCTGGAGGTGGTGCTGCCCGCGCTGTTCGAACGACTGCCCACCTTGCGCCTGGACACCCCGGCCGCCAATCTGGACTACAAACACGACGGAGTCGTCTACGGACTGCACCGCCTGCCGGTCACCTGGGAGGACACGCGATGA
- a CDS encoding TetR/AcrR family transcriptional regulator — MTDGPKDSLHLRADARRNRRMVLDAARETIAERGLDAPLEEIARRAGVGIATLYRRFPDRAALVRAVAEDNMAVIGQEAELAEAEESDPWQALTRVLHAAVTCRVGVLAPMALPQLRAELSAHSTLWERRGEVVRRLEDLLAAAQRQELVRRDIGLGDIALGLVKLSRPMPGMDPKLDDEVTRQLLAIYLDGLQATSVPSSTRAPRRMDDVDREFGL, encoded by the coding sequence GTGACGGACGGACCGAAGGACTCTCTTCACCTGCGCGCCGACGCGCGGCGCAACCGGAGGATGGTTCTCGACGCCGCCCGGGAGACCATCGCCGAACGCGGACTCGACGCGCCCCTGGAAGAGATCGCCCGCCGAGCCGGGGTCGGCATCGCAACGCTGTACCGCAGGTTCCCCGACCGTGCCGCGCTGGTCCGCGCGGTGGCGGAGGACAACATGGCCGTCATCGGGCAGGAGGCCGAACTGGCTGAGGCCGAGGAGTCCGACCCCTGGCAGGCGCTGACGCGGGTCCTCCACGCGGCGGTCACCTGCAGGGTCGGAGTGCTCGCACCCATGGCGCTGCCCCAGTTGCGTGCGGAGCTCAGTGCGCACAGCACGCTGTGGGAACGGCGCGGTGAGGTGGTCCGGCGGCTGGAGGACCTGCTCGCGGCGGCACAACGGCAGGAGCTGGTGCGGCGCGACATCGGCCTCGGCGACATCGCGCTCGGCCTGGTCAAACTCTCCCGCCCCATGCCGGGCATGGACCCCAAGCTCGATGACGAGGTCACCCGTCAACTGCTCGCGATCTACCTCGACGGACTACAGGCCACCTCGGTTCCTTCGTCCACCCGCGCCCCGCGCCGGATGGACGATGTGGACCGCGAGTTCGGCCTGTGA
- a CDS encoding Lrp/AsnC family transcriptional regulator, giving the protein MAHVENRRSGRLPDATDRTIISALAEDARTGITEVAATANVSRATAYNRIKRLTDEGVIQGYSVVPDHAKLGLGVTALIMISGSQPDWRANREVLSSYPEVEYCWYVVGSADIVLLVRVADTHQLRDLILTRLQSLPGVTSTQTLTVIDEVVHRPVVEPPED; this is encoded by the coding sequence ATGGCCCACGTGGAAAACCGGAGGTCCGGCCGACTCCCGGACGCCACCGACCGGACGATCATCAGCGCGCTCGCTGAGGACGCCCGCACCGGTATCACCGAGGTCGCCGCCACCGCCAACGTCTCCCGTGCCACGGCCTACAACCGGATCAAGCGCCTCACTGACGAGGGGGTGATCCAGGGGTACTCCGTTGTGCCCGACCACGCCAAGCTGGGGCTGGGGGTCACCGCTCTGATCATGATCTCGGGGAGCCAGCCTGACTGGCGGGCCAACCGCGAGGTCCTCTCCTCCTACCCCGAGGTCGAGTACTGCTGGTACGTGGTCGGCTCGGCCGACATCGTCCTGCTCGTCCGGGTGGCCGACACGCACCAGTTGCGCGACCTGATCCTGACCCGGCTGCAGTCCCTGCCCGGGGTGACCTCCACCCAGACCCTCACCGTCATCGACGAGGTCGTGCACCGGCCCGTGGTCGAGCCACCCGAGGACTAG
- a CDS encoding thiamine pyrophosphate-dependent dehydrogenase E1 component subunit alpha has product MHPEEPPAAAAELPAPDPLPPDRARAFYRDMLAARLLDEEAIALQRQGVLPAYVPVRGQEAAQVGSVAALDVERDFVFPTYRELAAALALGVDMVGYLASHRALWHGGRYDPMASRFGAVNAVVGGPVPHAVGWAMGERLAGRTGCALSFFGDGASSEGDVHEAMNLAGVMRAPVVFLCQNNRWALSVPNERQIAGGSIAARAAGYGMPGAAVDGNDVAAVYQATREAVRRARSGLGPSLIEARTYRMGPHSTSDDTGRYRDPAEERAWEEHDPIARLRDTMRAAGHADDEFFARAERAARASAERARDGVCAEPEPPGDDLFRYVYREPTEELARQWRAWREEVAP; this is encoded by the coding sequence ATGCACCCCGAAGAGCCGCCGGCCGCGGCCGCCGAACTCCCCGCCCCGGACCCGCTCCCGCCCGACCGCGCACGCGCGTTCTACCGCGACATGCTCGCTGCCCGGCTCCTCGACGAGGAGGCGATCGCGCTGCAGCGCCAGGGAGTCCTGCCCGCCTACGTCCCGGTGCGCGGGCAGGAGGCCGCCCAGGTCGGCAGCGTCGCCGCTCTCGACGTCGAGCGCGACTTCGTGTTCCCGACGTACCGCGAGCTGGCCGCGGCGCTTGCTCTCGGCGTGGACATGGTGGGCTACCTGGCGAGCCACCGGGCGCTGTGGCACGGCGGCCGCTACGACCCCATGGCCTCCCGCTTCGGCGCGGTCAACGCAGTGGTGGGCGGCCCGGTCCCGCACGCGGTCGGCTGGGCCATGGGCGAGCGTCTGGCAGGCCGCACCGGCTGCGCGCTCAGCTTCTTCGGCGACGGGGCCAGCTCCGAGGGCGACGTGCACGAGGCGATGAACCTCGCCGGTGTCATGCGTGCTCCCGTTGTGTTCCTCTGCCAGAACAACCGCTGGGCGCTGTCCGTGCCGAACGAGCGCCAGATCGCCGGCGGGTCCATAGCCGCGCGGGCGGCCGGCTACGGGATGCCGGGTGCCGCGGTCGACGGCAACGACGTCGCGGCGGTCTACCAAGCTACGCGCGAGGCGGTGCGGCGGGCCCGCTCCGGACTGGGGCCCAGCCTGATCGAGGCGCGCACCTACCGGATGGGTCCGCACTCGACGTCGGACGACACCGGCCGGTACCGCGACCCGGCCGAGGAGCGCGCGTGGGAGGAGCACGACCCCATCGCCCGGCTTCGCGACACGATGCGCGCAGCGGGCCACGCCGACGACGAGTTCTTCGCGCGCGCCGAGCGTGCGGCCCGGGCGAGTGCCGAGCGGGCCCGCGACGGGGTGTGCGCGGAGCCGGAACCGCCCGGCGACGATCTGTTCCGGTATGTCTACCGAGAGCCCACCGAGGAACTGGCGCGGCAGTGGCGCGCCTGGCGAGAGGAGGTCGCGCCATGA
- a CDS encoding alpha-ketoacid dehydrogenase subunit beta yields MTGVTVERARSAAPPEESGGTVEMSMRDALNRALDTALREDPATLVFGEDVGRLGGVFRVTDGLWRAFGQDRVFDTPISEAAIIGSAVGLAMNGFRPIPELQFDGFGYPAVDQIVNQLARMHYRTRGAAPMPVTVRLPSFGGIRAPEHHGESLEALFAHVPGLKVVAPSNPHDAYHLLLRAVRADDPVIFMEPKARYWDRGPVVLDPAGEGERADDPIGSSRVVRTGRHATLFAWGAMVRRCLQVAELAAEDGVELEVVDLRWLSPIDADGLAASVGRTRRAVVVHEAPLTAGLGAEVAALVTERAFRDLAAPVQRVTGYDVPYPAGPLEPQYLPTNDRVLLAVQRTLEY; encoded by the coding sequence ATGACCGGAGTGACCGTGGAACGGGCCCGCTCCGCGGCGCCGCCGGAAGAGTCCGGCGGCACCGTGGAAATGTCCATGCGGGACGCGCTCAACCGCGCGCTCGACACCGCTCTGCGCGAGGACCCGGCCACCCTGGTGTTCGGCGAGGACGTGGGCCGCCTGGGCGGCGTGTTCCGGGTGACCGACGGCCTGTGGCGCGCGTTCGGCCAGGACCGGGTCTTCGACACCCCCATCAGCGAGGCCGCGATTATCGGGTCGGCTGTCGGGCTGGCCATGAACGGGTTCCGCCCCATCCCGGAACTCCAGTTCGACGGGTTCGGCTACCCGGCTGTCGACCAGATCGTGAACCAGTTGGCGCGGATGCACTACCGCACGCGCGGCGCCGCCCCGATGCCGGTCACGGTGCGGCTGCCCAGCTTCGGTGGCATCCGCGCGCCGGAGCACCACGGCGAGAGCCTTGAGGCGCTGTTCGCGCACGTGCCCGGGCTGAAAGTGGTCGCGCCCTCGAATCCGCACGACGCCTACCACCTGCTGCTGCGGGCGGTGCGCGCCGACGACCCGGTCATCTTCATGGAACCGAAGGCGCGCTACTGGGACCGCGGGCCGGTGGTCCTGGATCCGGCTGGCGAGGGCGAGCGCGCCGACGACCCCATCGGGTCGAGCCGCGTGGTGCGTACCGGCCGGCACGCGACCCTCTTCGCCTGGGGCGCGATGGTGCGGCGCTGCCTTCAGGTCGCCGAGCTGGCCGCCGAGGACGGGGTGGAGCTGGAGGTGGTCGACCTGCGCTGGCTCAGCCCGATCGACGCCGACGGCCTGGCCGCCAGCGTCGGGCGCACCCGGCGCGCGGTCGTGGTGCACGAGGCCCCGCTCACCGCCGGCCTGGGAGCGGAGGTCGCGGCCCTGGTCACCGAACGGGCGTTCCGCGACCTCGCCGCCCCGGTGCAGCGCGTGACCGGATACGACGTCCCCTACCCAGCGGGTCCGCTGGAGCCGCAGTACCTGCCCACGAACGACCGCGTCCTGCTCGCGGT